CAGTCGTTGTTCTTGTGATCCTTCTTAGGGGGGGGAGGAGGAGAGTAGTAGATGACGACGTCCGGCGGTGGAGGAGAGGGCGGCGGAGGGGAGGGGTAGAccggtggaggaggaggaggagatggGGGGTTTTGTTCACATGGGGAGCACTTGACGGTGGGGTCGGTGGGGGTGTCGTCGAGGCGGCGaacggcggcggaggaggaggagggggaGATTAGAAGGAGGAGGGTgagaaagaggagagaatTGAAAGGAAGCATTTTTTTTGAGAGTGGGAAATGAGTTGAGGTGGAATTGGGTGCATGGAAACTGTATAAAACTTTGTGGAGtttttaagagagagaaaggggggTGTTTGGATTCCCAGCTAAGGGaatagttttatttctttttattaattaattaatttatttatttttgggtttggCTGGGAGAAGAATCAAAGTGCATGTGCATGGTC
This Cucurbita pepo subsp. pepo cultivar mu-cu-16 unplaced genomic scaffold, ASM280686v2 Cp4.1_scaffold000376, whole genome shotgun sequence DNA region includes the following protein-coding sequences:
- the LOC111785126 gene encoding extensin-like gives rise to the protein MLPFNSLLFLTLLLLISPSSSSAAVRRLDDTPTDPTVKCSPCEQNPPSPPPPPPVYPSPPPPSPPPPDVVIYYSPPPPPKKDHKNNDCPPPPSPNFMYITGPPGDLYPIDQNYNAAARRLVSAAASAVIGLAVAGVLMT